The following are encoded together in the Naumannella cuiyingiana genome:
- the rpoZ gene encoding DNA-directed RNA polymerase subunit omega gives MTNTEAVGITNPPIDNLLTKVDSKYRLVLFAAKRARQINAYYSQLGEGLLENVGPLVDAGVQEKPLSIALREIEDGVLECEEFDPDAEPAADETERPSLTAVDGDDEFSRDPDFSA, from the coding sequence TTGACGAACACCGAAGCCGTCGGCATCACCAATCCGCCGATCGACAACCTGCTGACCAAGGTCGACTCGAAGTACCGCCTGGTGCTGTTCGCGGCCAAGCGCGCCCGGCAGATCAACGCCTACTACTCCCAGCTCGGCGAGGGCCTGTTGGAGAACGTCGGCCCGCTGGTGGACGCCGGCGTGCAGGAGAAGCCGCTGTCCATCGCCCTGCGCGAGATCGAGGACGGCGTGCTGGAGTGCGAGGAGTTCGATCCGGACGCCGAGCCCGCAGCCGACGAGACCGAACGTCCCTCGCTGACCGCGGTCGACGGCGACGACGAGTTCTCCCGCGACCCCGACTTCTCCGCCTGA
- the gmk gene encoding guanylate kinase — MSAPGRVFVLAGPTAVGKGTVVAALRERHPELWVSVSATTRRPRPGEVDGRHYLFTSDVEFDDLIAHDGLLEWAVVHRKARYGTPRAPVAAAVAQGHTVLLEIDLQGAQQVRRSLPEAHSIFLMPPSWQELVRRLNLRGTEDAEERARRLETARAEMTAFDEFDDVVVNADLDTTVAEIAEILGLDGSVG, encoded by the coding sequence TTGAGCGCGCCCGGGCGGGTCTTCGTGCTGGCGGGGCCGACCGCCGTCGGCAAGGGGACGGTCGTCGCGGCACTCCGGGAGCGCCATCCCGAGCTGTGGGTGTCGGTCTCGGCCACCACCCGGCGCCCGCGCCCGGGCGAGGTGGACGGCCGGCACTACCTGTTCACCAGCGACGTCGAGTTCGACGACCTGATCGCCCACGACGGGCTGCTGGAATGGGCGGTGGTGCACCGCAAGGCGCGCTACGGCACCCCGCGCGCCCCGGTCGCGGCCGCCGTGGCGCAGGGTCACACGGTGCTGCTCGAGATCGATCTGCAGGGCGCCCAGCAGGTACGCCGCAGCCTGCCGGAGGCGCACTCGATCTTCTTGATGCCACCGTCCTGGCAGGAACTGGTCCGCCGGCTGAACCTGCGCGGCACCGAGGACGCCGAGGAGCGGGCCCGGCGGCTCGAGACGGCCCGGGCCGAGATGACCGCCTTCGACGAGTTCGACGATGTGGTGGTCAATGCCGACCTCGACACGACGGTCGCCGAGATCGCCGAGATCTTGGGCCTCGACGGCTCGGTCGGGTAG
- the mihF gene encoding integration host factor, actinobacterial type produces MSVPPLSADQRLQARAAATQARRHRAAAKARLRSGDLRLSELLELAQTDDVLAHLRVVEVLKALPRVGEKRAAETMDRHEIAASRRLRGLGRHQQAGLLAEFR; encoded by the coding sequence ATCTCGGTTCCCCCGCTCTCGGCGGACCAGCGGCTACAGGCGCGGGCCGCGGCCACCCAGGCCCGGCGCCACCGGGCCGCGGCCAAGGCCCGGTTGCGCTCGGGCGACCTGCGGCTGTCGGAGCTGCTGGAGTTGGCGCAGACCGATGACGTGCTGGCGCACCTGCGCGTGGTCGAGGTGCTCAAGGCCCTGCCGCGGGTGGGGGAGAAGCGGGCCGCCGAGACGATGGACCGGCACGAGATCGCGGCGAGCCGCCGGCTGCGGGGGCTCGGCCGGCACCAGCAGGCCGGCCTGTTGGCGGAGTTTCGTTGA